Within SAR202 cluster bacterium, the genomic segment GATGGGCGGCGGCGGCGCGATGTCCAGGCCGCGCTCGTTCAGCAGGTCGCGGGGCAGGTCCACCAGCACCGGCCCTTTTCGTCCCGACGCGGCGATTCGGAAGGCGTGGCTGAGGATTTCCGGAATGCGATGGGCGTGGGTTACATGCATCACGGACTTGCACACAGGCGCGAAGATGGCCTTCTGGTCGAGTTCCTGGAATGAGTCTTTGTAAAGCTGGCTGGACATGGGCGCGCCGGCCAGCACTACCAGGGGCGCGTGGGTGAACTTGGCCGCCGCCACGGGGGTCAGGAGGTTGGTGACGCCGGGGCCGTTCTGGGCCATGCACACGCCAGCCTCACCGGTGGCCAGGGCTTGCCCCAGGGCCATGAACCCCGCCGCCTGCTCATGCCGCGCGCCGACAAACTTTATATCCTCGGCGCCCCACATAGCGTCCATAACTTCGATGAAGGACGAGCCGACGAGTCCGTAGATATACCGGACGCCGTGGGCGCGGAGAGTATCGACGACGGTCTGTCCGGCGGTGAGTTTTGCCATGGGTGTGGACGCTCCTTGGAGTGGGGTTCGCCGCGCTTAGTATGCCACAGCCGCATCGACTATGAGGGGCTGCATTCTGCTATCCACCAGCCTTGCCTTATATGCTCTCGAATGTTAGGATTCGCTAACATTGCTGCCGAGGAGATAGTAATGCCTGTCGATGTTACTGTAGAGACCGTTATCAACAAGCCCCGCGAGCATGTGGCCGGCTTTGTCATGGACCCGTCCAACGACATGAAGTGGATCAACGCGCTGAAATCGGTGCGGCTGCTGACACCGCCGCCTGTGGGCACGGGGGCCAGGGTGGAACGCATCGCCGCCTTTATGGGACGGAAAGTCGAGTATGTGCTGGAGATCACTGACTATCGACTAGGCCAGCTTCTGGATATGAAGTCGGTCAAAGGCCCCTTCCCCATGCGCGTCATGTATCAGTTTGAGGACAAGGAATCGGGCACGCTGGTGCGGGTCAAGGCCCACGGCGAGGCCGGCGGCTTCTACAAGTTCGCCTCGCCTATGCTGGCTCAGTCCGTCAAGCGTTACATGGCTCAAGACCTGGAGAAACTGAAACAAGTCCTGGAAAGCAACGCCAGCCAAAGCTGATAAAAGGAGTCGGTTTCCATGCCCATGCCAAGACCCAGCGACAAGGCCAAGGCGTATTTCGAGTCGGTGCTGCCCGAGGACCCGCGAGTTTCCACCCGGCCCATGTTCGGCCAGGTGGCGGCCTTCGTCAATGGCAACATGTTCATGGGCCTCTTCGGCGATGACCTCTTCGTCCGCCTTTCTGATGCCGACCAGTCGGCGCTGATGAGGGAGAAGGGCGCGTCGCCCTTCACGCCCATGGAGGGCCGGCCGATGAAGGGTTACGTGGTAGTACCTTCTAGCTGGCTCGGGCAGGCAGGGAAGGTTAAGCCGTGGGTGGAGCGTTCGTTGGCCTTCACGGCGTCGATGCCGCCGAAGGAGAAGAAGGCGAAGAAAGGGAAGAAGCAGCCTAAAAAATAAAGAGCGGCGGCACAGCCGCCGCTCTGAGTGATTCGCGAAGCTAGACCT encodes:
- a CDS encoding TfoX/Sxy family protein; this translates as MPMPRPSDKAKAYFESVLPEDPRVSTRPMFGQVAAFVNGNMFMGLFGDDLFVRLSDADQSALMREKGASPFTPMEGRPMKGYVVVPSSWLGQAGKVKPWVERSLAFTASMPPKEKKAKKGKKQPKK